TTTGTCCTGGCTTCTGGGAAGCAGACTGGGCCTCTGATTGGTAGCTGGCTTGTACTGGTATTTGGCTAGTGGACTGCACTACAAAACTAGAACTCGGTGTATGGAGCGTACTTGTACTGGATGGAAGCTGGGACCCAAACTGAGGTCTACCTTTTTGGGGCTTAAAAAGAGTGAGGCCACTGGGCTGAGCCGTAAAGGCAAAACCACCATGTACTGGTTGCTGGTTATTTGACTGGGAAATAGATTGGCTTGTCTGAACTAGCTGCTGGCTGGAGGCCTGAGCCACAGAGGTGTCAACTGCCTGTTGAATAAGTTGGCTGCTGGGCTGGACCACAGAGATGTCAACAACATGTGGAGCCTGCACATCACTTGGTTGATTTACAGTCTGGCCATTGGACTGGCTGACAAGTTCATAGCTAGACACTGCTAGGCTGCTTGGCACACTGCCATATTGTAATATTTGCAAGCTAGGATGTGATGCATGCTTCTCTTCTGGTTTAAGAGGCTTCAAAGTGTTGAATGTTGGATTTTGAACTGGTCTGGAACCAAAAACAATATTGGGACCAGATAGGTGGGGTTTACCTCTCAGAGGCTTATGGGGTCTTCTACCGGCATGCACTGCAGACTGGGAACTAGACTGTGGTAGTTGTCCACTGGACAGGGACAACTGCAGAGGGCTAGACAGAGCTACGGTTCCAGAACTTGCTGGTTGCTGACTGTTGGAATGGGGGACAGTCTGCATTTGGGCAGTTAGCAGCACTGGCTTAGGAACAGAGTAACTGCTCTGCTGCAATGGCATCAAGACAGAAGAACTGACGACTTCAGATCCTTGAACATTAGTTGACGGACTCCCATCATACCCAGACACGCCAATACTCACTGCATTTCCCACAGTACCATAAACAAGACTACCACTTCCAGTAGAATCAACACCAGATCCCTGAAGTTCACTTGTGGAAGAATCAGAGCCCGGTTTCTCAACTGTAACGAGAACGCCTGAAGAGCCAGTCTGAGAACTGTAGCTTCCCGCATCATAGCCCCCTTTAACTGCAGCACTGTAAATCGATCGCTTGCTGGGATTATTAGGTCCAGGATCACATGCACCAAGGGCTAAAAGTACTGCAAAGCAATAACTGCAAAACAACAACagccatttaataaatgttaaactacactcaaaaacaaACCTATCTTAAAACAACATACCTTAAAATCCACATTGTTGCTGCACCCATAGTAAGTCAAGTCAAACCAACCATCCACTACTGTCAccaaataaaactacaaaattaaaagaaaagctTTCAACACACCATGTGGAGCtgcttctgctctgctctttCTATAGTGTCTGCAACTAGTGATCAGTTGTTTCAGGAGTCACTAATGGATCATTATTAGTTTCAGCTGTCTATTGTCAGGTGTTACACATTATGTTCACGGTATGTCAGGTGACTCAAACAAAATAGAAAACCTGATACATTTTTCCAAACAAATGTGCTGTTAAAAGTATAGTGATGGTGAAATAGAATGATTTGTGTTGTGTTCATCAAAAGTACacgttttttatataaataaaagttgctTATTAACTAATTTACTGAGATTATTTTCCTGATTAACTGCATGTCAGGTTGGCCAGTTAATTCAGATGTATTGTGAGGAAATATCTTGCAGAACCATTCCTGTGGTGAAAGTTGTATTCAGCTGTGTGTCAGCACCATTTACACAGATGTGTTTAAACTTAGACAAAACATCAAATGTGTTAGAACACTGACACTACGGtacattattagtagtagtagtaatcaaACCATACATTTTACTTTGAACAGTTATTCATTTCAGATGGATAAAAAAGtgctatatttagttattttagcaTATTCAGCATGAAGCAGATACATTTCAGGCTATTGTGATTCTATTGTAGACTTAAATCATTATTTCCAACCTGAAAAGAACATGAACTTAAAAGTTAGCATATACAGACTTGCCGTAAGACTTAATAGGACCATATTATCCTCGTTTTTGAAGATTGCTTGCAATAAATTAATTTCTGTGATCAGTAAAATATCGTTCTGAGGAagtccacaacaaatatattttatagtgaatgaaaaaacgaaaactacaactgaaaaaacatttttggtaacagaaaaaaaaaaaataaaaatgagtttaaaaaacgAACAGAAACTGCATTATGTACATAAAGTAACTGAAACGAACTAAAACTTTAGCAAAAAAGTCCTTCGTTTTcgcttttgtaaatgtatttaatacataagcaTTTCAgatgtaaatctatttacttcgcgcTGCCAGTTTTACgtcaggtgtttgacccgtacggcacatcgaagtctgtaatcctgctgccattggccagatcaaacCGGTCCttctccagtcatcctcgctgttgctcccgtgaCACAAACAACGactcgaactgaatcatttgaaacatttCGCGTCTCATATAAACACTTAAACACAAAGACTTACttttttaacatgcctgatacccctaccactggttttagctggttctttgctggtcatgagctggtttaagcaaATTGTTTGCTGGTCATATGCTGGTTTCTGCTGGTCATGGGCTGGTTTAAGCTTGTTCTTTGCTAGTCATGAGCTGGTTCCTGCTAGTCATGTGCCGGTTTAAGCTGTAAGCTGGTTctttgctggtcatgagctgatTCATTGCTGGTTATGAGCTGGTTcattgctggtcatgagctggtttaagctggttcatTGCTGGTTATGACCTGGTTCCTGCTGGTCATGTGCTGATTTAATCTGTAAGCTCGTTCTTTGCTGGTCATGAGCTAGTCCTTGCTGGTTCATAAGGTGGTTCTTTACTGACCAGTATATGACCAgcaaagaaccagcttaaactagCTCATGACCAGCAAAGAATCAGCTTAAACCAGAACTTGACCAGCAATGAACCAGCCTAGACCAGCAAAGATCCAGCTTAAATTAGTTCATGTCCAGCAAAGACCCAGCTTACAGCTTAAACCATCATTCTGTATCAATTCCATCATTCTACTACAGAAAGATGTTTGAATCCAaatctttattataaaattattagtaCAGCATTAGttctgcattctgtttgtgttgctctgacaAGAACCCTTCTGAAACGCTAACTGGCAGTGGGGTTTCTATGTTCCTAGAGTTTCTTCACGGGAAATCAGAAATACGTGAAATGCTACCTTAATgcacaagtagctcaaacttgctcattcagaggcaggaagcAGTGGAtgcgcaacaactttaatcataaggtaaacacaaaacaaaagtttccttATGGACActtgtaaaacacacacaaatgggCTCcatgttcatatcgcctctgggcgtcttcttcaatgtgcgctgcattgacagttttgcgcttgagcgcctccaagtggtgtttactgtaacttcagcagctccgtgtgcgtgaacaaaagtgccaatctgattggtggagaaggttttgatgtGGCACGTCAAGAAACGAGCATGAGTCGTTTcttaaaaaaattacgttttttaCGCCTTTTACGTCTtgtgcgttggtgtgcacgatcacattggcggcctttatttagtcacaaggcaTTAAACGTCAATGGAAAACGCAAGCAAAAAGTGTcccggtgtgcacgggcctttacATGTCACAATGACACAGGGTGCAAGAACTGTGATTGGCCGGCTATGTAGTGGTGACAAGTGTAGGCAAGACATTTAACAAGAGACAGCAAGGATCATGCTTCTGTCAGTGGAGCTGCAATGAGGATTTCCAGGGCTATCTCTGAATAGATCAGGGGTGCTCAAAGCTGTTCCTGGAGaactaccttcctgcagagttccgatctaaccttgatcaaacacacctgaaccaattaattaggacctgaacagcacttgataattacaggcaggtgtgtttgatatgggttggagctgaaatctgcaggacaagagatctccaggaacagggtagAGCATCCCTGGAATAGATTGATTGCATTTAACCATTACAATAAAGACCTTGAtgatgtgggaatataaatttgcATAATCTAGTTCAAAATTagcaataatctatatataacttaaaagttatattctttgtttTTCAATTAGCTCAAATCATTCAAAACTCTAATTAGGGTGTGACAGAACTTAAAatctcttggtttcctgagcactgtctccaaagtaaggcaaattgtcagtttcaaaGCACAGTTGTGTCTATTGTCTAACAAATGGTAAAGTAACCCTTTTAAAGCGGGTCAACTGGCCCCAGTAAATCATTTGCACACTTtgttttcatgctaaaatgtatcgtgaatgggttcttatatgctgatgagatcggggctggaaaggcaatttaccctgcagacaacaacacttcattggCATGCTTTGCTTAGGACTGTCTCCACGCATAAGTATCAAtgtctgtaaaaatgtattgaaaactgAGAGTCTGCTGTACCAGTTCAGAGTTCTTTCGATGCTGAggtcttcttattaaaggattctgctttaaAGATACCCGAAAAGTTCTCCCTTTTTTGGCTCGTCTtggaatttcacaacagttttggtgccgtgAACCAGacagagaaattcacaacaaatGACTTTAAAAGGATTGTAGGTACCTTCCTCGAATACTCGTTAGGTGTTGGTGGTGTGATAAAGTACTGCAATATGAACCTTATTTAATTGAAACTGAATATGTCTTAAAAAAAAGACATCTGggactgtttaataaatctgaaggCAAGTTCAGAGAAGGGTACAATTCTTTAGTATAAAAACCTCTCAGCTAGGGTGTGAACGAGGCCTTACTTTCACACAAATACGCATTATCTGGTGCCATTTTAAATTGCTGAGCCATTGAAATCTCTTTCCACACAAGCAACACAAATAAGGTCTGAATTTGGCATGACTTTTCACGTGTATCTGTAAGTGTGAcgccaaaataaatgttttatcgcACTGATCGCAATTAAACCACCTTTTCCCAGAGCGACCAGGCAAGTGTGTGAAACTCTTCTCGCGCTCAAGACATTTAAAAGGACTTTTTCCAGTGTGAAGCTTCAGGTTTCTCGAATTAGTGAAACTCTTTCGGCACGTGAAAGCCTTCTCTTTAGTTAATAAATGATTCTTAAGGCGCTTTATGTCTCTGAAAGTTCCTCCACGCTGAAGACATTTAAAAccgttttgtttgtgtgtgtgtttgtttgagtgaaTCCTCATGTGCTGATTAAGGTTTCCTGTGAAtctgaagctctttccacactggaAACATACAAAAGGCCtttctccggtgtgaatcctctTGTGAGTCTCGAGGGTCACTTTACGCCTGAAACTCTTTCTACATTGATCACATGGGAACGGCTTTTCTCCGGTGTGAATCTTCATGTGGGTGCCAAGAGAGGCTTTACGTGTGAATCTCCGTCCACACAGACCACACTTGaagggtttctctccggtgtgaatcctcatgtggttCTCAAGGGCTCCTTTACGTGTGAACCTCCGTCCACACTGACCGCACGTAAACGTCTTCTTTCCGCTGTGACTCCTCATGTGGGCATTGAGGTTGTTCTTGTGCGTAAAGCTTTGTCCGCACTGACAGCAGCTGTACGGCTTTTCTCcggtgtggattctcatgtgaaCTTTCAGGTTGATTTTCTGCGTGAAGCTTTTCCCACATTGTTGGCAGCTGACAGAGTTTTCTCCCGTGTGAATCCCCATGTGGACCTTAAGGTTTCCTTTCTGCGTGAAAccttttccacactgttggcagctgaaaggcttctctccggtgtgaatcgtCATGTGGACATCCAGCTTTTTCTTTTGAtcgaaactctttccacactggcTACAGGAGACGGGACTTTTAGATTTGCTCTTCGGAGATGTTTTTTGTGAGGAAGTCCTTTCAGTCTGTGTGCATTTTGTTCCCGTTATTAAGCCATGATAGGTCTCAAGCTGATCGTTATCATCCATTTCAGTAAAATCTTGCTCCTCTTTCAACGCCATCAGGCCTGAcgtgaaaaaaagacaaaacttaATTTCATTGTATAATACAggagtcaccaatctcgttcctggaggtccgctgccctgcagggtttagctccaacttgcctcaacacacctgcctgggtgtttcaagtatacctagtaagaccttgattagcttgttcaggtgtgtttgattagggttggggcTAAAATCTGCtagacaccggacctccaggaacaagtttggtgatccctggtatACTAGTACAAAGCAGCAGATATCATAACTCACTAAAACATCTAAATGAACATACTAGATCCTACACCAGCTAAGATGCTGAAGCAGGtactaacaaaaatacattaaatctgGCACTTATCAAACACATCGCGACTCAGTAAAATGATGGGTTACAGGGGTAACCTTGTTCTGTGAATGAAGTCAACACGCCACAGTATGGGTCAGCTTCACTATGTGGGAGCTGTCAGGGTGTCAATTTAACCACACCCTACTTGCAATCACAGTCTATAAATATAGGTGCAAAGCAGCCGGTGCTTCCTCTTTTTGCAGACTAGCAACAAGAGTGCTCCCTGAATGTCTGTGTTGACTTCATTCACAGAACGAGGTTACTACGGTGgccaggaagtgcaaaacaacattacaaagtgtgaaacacttttacgaagttcgagacaaatttacattttgaaaaacgtttttacctatcataagacacaattacataggaaaaagattttaccaaggacaaaacaaattgacagtttagaaaaaaataaacaaggagcAAATCAATTTTACCAGTCCCggaacaaatttacaattacagattccttacggaaagggaatgtaccacacaccggaagtgacgccaaaggtaccacacaccggaagtgacacggaatgtaccacacacgaGAAGTGACGCCAAAGGTACCACACACCGGAACTGACGCCAAAAGggaccacacaccggaagtgacgcagaatgtaccacacaccggaagtgacgccaAAAGGGACCACACACCTAAAGTGAcgcagaatgtaccacacactggaagtgacgCCAAaggtaccacacaccggaagtgacgccaaaggtaccacacaccggaagtgacgcagaatgtaccacacaccggaagtgacgccaaaggtaccacacaccggaagtgacgccaaaaggtaccacacaccggaagtgacacagaatgtaccacacaccggaagtgacgccaaaggtaccacacaccggaagtaacgcagggaaaagtgttgttgtcatttgtggTTAGTGAGGTAAATTCGTGCTGTAGAGTACATggcataaataaagtttatggtgactGAACATGGACTGCAGTCGAGGGTTGTTTTGcccgttttgtggcaaacacaaGAGCAGCTTAATGTGGTTTTGCTTTATGTGTGGtcggtgtttggagtttctaaaggacgcggaccagacagaaacaccagacatactgcatcaatgtgttcaatattttaaagaGGGCCACTCGTATGCTGTTATCGaggacatgatgtcaagtctacacggtgtaaacatctgcttgaggactcttaaaagtaaacAGAACAAAGCTGGTGTTACAGTTTAACTGGTGGCCGTGTTAACTGGTgaccctttccagatgtaaactattcatgtttgcagattcgtcactttttcacaccaACAAAAaatgcccataccaaataaatattcttattactgggtgtcagtgtcattgtaaacattattgattttaatatt
This region of Danio aesculapii chromosome 4, fDanAes4.1, whole genome shotgun sequence genomic DNA includes:
- the LOC130222752 gene encoding uncharacterized protein LOC130222752, producing MGAATMWILSYCFAVLLALGACDPGPNNPSKRSIYSAAVKGGYDAGSYSSQTGSSGVLVTVEKPGSDSSTSELQGSGVDSTGSGSLVYGTVGNAVSIGVSGYDGSPSTNVQGSEVVSSSVLMPLQQSSYSVPKPVLLTAQMQTVPHSNSQQPASSGTVALSSPLQLSLSSGQLPQSSSQSAVHAGRRPHKPLRGKPHLSGPNIVFGSRPVQNPTFNTLKPLKPEEKHASHPSLQILQYGSVPSSLAVSSYELVSQSNGQTVNQPSDVQAPHVVDISVVQPSSQLIQQAVDTSVAQASSQQLVQTSQSISQSNNQQPVHGGFAFTAQPSGLTLFKPQKGRPQFGSQLPSSTSTLHTPSSSFVVQSTSQIPVQASYQSEAQSASQKPGQTSYLSVPQIVVQPAQINYQSVAQPTVQQAEASYQSVSLSNGKQLVQVGSQSEAQPGPISYQFVAEPNLQQPAHVSLSVAQPISQQAGLSTYEYVVEQSGQPLIKPVKSHAVHQIGSKLYSCQELPQHGYQSRFRSPPRASLPALTLHTKPVVQFSHQAPVKPNHPRPLTSTLQSILTPAQVLSVQQSPSRPSYTPQALLVEPMYQPLAPSSSETVSLAEYQVSPVPGQFVSLPQMLPISQSLTQSSSSSSGVPVQSSYQPLVLTSYETVLQPGFQTSSVLVPSSSQALSSPVVSNHESVFQSVQPELVSPLQVDYQSVTGQNAPGPAQNSRPSSQKLFRLLQQVKS
- the LOC130222755 gene encoding gastrula zinc finger protein XlCGF57.1, which produces MAFIKEEREELKIEEPLSGKCEYTEEQTGLMALKEEQDFTEMDDNDQLETYHGLITGTKCTQTERTSSQKTSPKSKSKSPVSCSQCGKSFDQKKKLDVHMTIHTGEKPFSCQQCGKGFTQKGNLKVHMGIHTGENSVSCQQCGKSFTQKINLKVHMRIHTGEKPYSCCQCGQSFTHKNNLNAHMRSHSGKKTFTCGQCGRRFTRKGALENHMRIHTGEKPFKCGLCGRRFTRKASLGTHMKIHTGEKPFPCDQCRKSFRRKVTLETHKRIHTGERPFVCFQCGKSFRFTGNLNQHMRIHSNKHTHKQNGFKCLQRGGTFRDIKRLKNHLLTKEKAFTCRKSFTNSRNLKLHTGKSPFKCLEREKSFTHLPGRSGKRWFNCDQCDKTFILASHLQIHVKSHAKFRPYLCCLCGKRFQWLSNLKWHQIMRICVKVRPRSHPS